One part of the Pandoraea faecigallinarum genome encodes these proteins:
- a CDS encoding c-type cytochrome — protein MHDYESRVTFMNAKPRPAPRYAFRRDLLVATALGVMLIAVGYAGYRAHLVGTACERTGATSAKARAAAKTPKVLATIYSRAQMSADRKASGEGQPVVARTPMGADGYYIPPSEADIPDGPYGDAIRRGSNIFTRTGLHVKDHVGNQLSCDNCHLDAGRRANAAPMWAAYGAYPAFRATTGSVSTLEDRIAACFTYSMNAPGSVSGKAPAPGSQVYRDLVTYMAWLANGAPAGERLRGAGYPRISKPSDGYDLNRGRVVFRQNCAQCHGVDGQGSRDGQGHTTFPPLWGRGSYNWGAGMAQVDMAAAFIKANMPFGRPGSLTDQQAWDVAAYIDSHERPKDPRQNGTVAQAARKDHAGEDSFYGTTLRGHLLGIGVGAGGAVEPG, from the coding sequence ATGCATGATTACGAGAGTCGAGTCACGTTTATGAATGCCAAACCACGTCCTGCACCTCGTTATGCGTTCCGTCGCGACCTGCTGGTGGCAACGGCACTCGGTGTGATGCTGATCGCGGTGGGTTACGCCGGGTATCGGGCGCATCTGGTCGGCACGGCCTGTGAGCGTACCGGTGCAACGTCGGCGAAGGCCCGTGCGGCCGCTAAGACGCCCAAGGTGCTCGCGACGATCTACTCGCGCGCCCAAATGAGCGCAGATCGCAAAGCGAGCGGGGAGGGGCAGCCGGTCGTGGCGCGCACACCGATGGGCGCGGATGGCTACTATATTCCTCCTTCAGAGGCGGACATCCCGGACGGTCCCTACGGGGATGCCATTCGGCGAGGGAGCAACATTTTTACGCGAACCGGATTGCATGTGAAAGACCACGTTGGCAATCAGTTGTCATGCGACAACTGTCACCTCGATGCCGGTCGCCGTGCGAATGCGGCGCCGATGTGGGCCGCATATGGCGCGTATCCGGCGTTTCGCGCAACGACGGGGTCAGTGAGTACGTTAGAAGACCGGATCGCGGCGTGCTTCACGTACTCGATGAATGCGCCCGGATCGGTGTCAGGCAAGGCGCCGGCGCCGGGGAGCCAGGTGTATCGTGACTTGGTGACCTACATGGCATGGCTGGCCAATGGGGCACCGGCGGGTGAGAGGCTGCGCGGTGCAGGGTATCCACGGATCAGTAAGCCGTCCGACGGTTACGATCTGAACCGTGGGCGGGTCGTTTTTCGACAGAACTGCGCGCAATGCCACGGTGTGGACGGTCAGGGCAGTCGCGACGGCCAGGGGCACACCACGTTTCCGCCGTTATGGGGGCGAGGGTCTTACAACTGGGGCGCCGGGATGGCGCAGGTTGATATGGCAGCCGCGTTCATCAAGGCCAATATGCCCTTCGGACGGCCAGGCTCGCTCACAGATCAGCAGGCTTGGGATGTGGCCGCCTATATCGATAGCCACGAGCGGCCCAAGGATCCTCGCCAGAACGGTACCGTCGCCCAAGCGGCAAGGAAGGACCATGCAGGGGAGGACAGCTTCTATGGGACGACGCTGCGCGGGCATTTGCTAGGGATCGGAGTCGGTGCGGGCGGGGCCGTTGAGCCGGGTTGA
- a CDS encoding autotransporter strand-loop-strand O-heptosyltransferase, producing the protein MSSVDSSSPEAVSFQGQCVPAFTQAPVVPQCASPLGPGQAPAASAPLAPAPGPVLTSAGAPGKAPYPPAPTLPTLSGPQGSGIRFDFNEGCRVMVPKGDWKVCLSDSHTGNILFHTSMGEGCVMSAKKYFVPFEIEISKNGKTVMRHRYDARDKDVLIMFPVGTLGDLVGWFPYAVKFQEKHQCRLTVSMSPLLIPLFKGAYPHIEFTTPEQVKVERYYATYRIGLFFDDHECVFQPSDFRHVGLHRTAGHILGVDPTEMPPLLSLPDDTRPIQEKYVCIAVQASTQCKYWNYPGGWKEIVQFLKEAGYRVICIDQKSTHGVGTTWNHIPWGCEDATGDRPLTERARWLRHADFFVGLSSGLAWLAWATGTPVVMISGFTHESNEFATPYRIINHHTCNSCWNDVRHRFDHFDFMWCPRHKGTARQFECTGLITPTYVKNVIRSIPTFVERGRLHPTSVMQRESADTNAHPAPYHEKEEETVQAV; encoded by the coding sequence ATGTCGAGCGTCGATTCTTCCTCACCCGAGGCGGTTTCATTCCAGGGGCAATGTGTGCCGGCCTTTACGCAGGCCCCCGTCGTGCCGCAGTGTGCGAGTCCACTTGGCCCTGGGCAGGCCCCGGCTGCTTCGGCGCCGCTTGCTCCCGCGCCCGGCCCCGTGCTGACATCGGCGGGGGCGCCCGGCAAGGCACCCTATCCGCCGGCGCCAACGCTGCCCACGCTGTCCGGCCCGCAAGGCAGCGGCATTCGTTTCGATTTCAACGAAGGCTGCCGGGTTATGGTGCCCAAGGGCGACTGGAAAGTTTGTCTAAGTGATAGCCATACCGGCAATATCCTGTTCCACACGTCAATGGGAGAGGGCTGTGTGATGAGCGCGAAGAAGTATTTCGTGCCGTTCGAGATCGAGATCAGCAAGAACGGCAAGACAGTCATGCGTCATCGGTATGACGCGCGCGATAAGGACGTGTTGATTATGTTTCCGGTCGGCACGTTAGGCGACCTCGTCGGATGGTTTCCCTATGCCGTGAAGTTCCAGGAAAAGCACCAATGCCGGCTGACGGTATCGATGTCGCCATTGCTCATCCCGCTGTTCAAGGGCGCGTATCCGCACATCGAATTCACCACGCCCGAGCAAGTGAAGGTCGAGCGGTATTACGCGACGTATCGCATCGGCCTGTTCTTTGACGACCACGAATGCGTGTTTCAGCCAAGTGACTTTCGGCATGTTGGACTGCATCGCACGGCCGGGCACATCCTCGGCGTCGATCCCACGGAAATGCCGCCGCTCCTGTCATTGCCTGACGATACGCGTCCGATACAGGAAAAATACGTATGCATCGCGGTACAGGCGTCGACACAATGCAAGTACTGGAATTATCCGGGGGGCTGGAAGGAAATCGTGCAGTTTCTCAAGGAGGCTGGCTACCGGGTGATCTGCATCGATCAGAAATCGACGCATGGTGTGGGCACGACCTGGAACCACATTCCTTGGGGGTGTGAGGACGCAACGGGCGACAGGCCACTGACTGAGCGTGCGCGGTGGCTGCGTCATGCGGATTTTTTTGTCGGCTTGTCGAGTGGCCTGGCGTGGTTGGCGTGGGCGACGGGGACGCCGGTGGTGATGATCAGCGGCTTCACGCACGAGTCAAATGAGTTCGCGACGCCGTATCGCATCATCAACCATCACACCTGCAATAGCTGTTGGAACGACGTAAGGCATCGTTTCGACCATTTCGATTTCATGTGGTGTCCGCGACACAAGGGCACGGCGCGCCAGTTCGAGTGCACTGGCCTGATCACGCCGACCTATGTCAAGAATGTGATTCGTAGCATACCGACCTTCGTCGAGCGTGGTCGGCTTCATCCAACCAGCGTCATGCAGCGTGAGAGCGCTGACACGAACGCGCATCCGGCGCCATACCATGAGAAGGAGGAAGAGACCGTCCAGGCAGTCTAA